One genomic segment of Magnetococcales bacterium includes these proteins:
- the gatA gene encoding Asp-tRNA(Asn)/Glu-tRNA(Gln) amidotransferase subunit GatA has translation MNPVHLSLTEAARLLADRSLSATELTRACLEAIRQQDATLNAFITVAEPQALAAAEQADQQLAKGDAPPLTGLPLAIKDIFCTTDMPTTCGSRMLKGFLSPYESTVTRRLRQAGAVLLGKTNMDEFAMGSSTETSHFGPTRNPWDPERTPGGSSGGSAVAVAAGLALGATGTDTGGSIRQPAALNGITGLKPTYGRVSRYGMVAFASSLDQAGPMTRSVEDAALLLQTMAGHDPLDATSIPEDPPRYADSLERSVKGLKIGLPKEYFPAELTDAIRNPLHEAQELFRRLGAELVPVSLPHTSYAIQTYYILAPAEASSNLARYDGVKFGYRCQQPRDLADLYCRSRAEGFGAEVKRRIMLGTYVLSSGYYDAFYRKAQKVRRLIADDFAAAFREVDVLLTPTAPDVAFRLGEKTDDPVAMYLSDIFTINVNLAGLPALSLPCGLHEGRLPVGMQLIGPPLGEEVLFQTGHAFQRNSDWHRRRPQPVANGAAS, from the coding sequence TTGAACCCCGTCCATCTCTCCCTGACCGAAGCCGCCCGCCTGCTGGCTGATCGCTCCCTCTCCGCGACGGAGCTGACCCGTGCCTGTCTGGAGGCCATCCGCCAACAAGACGCCACCCTGAACGCCTTCATCACCGTGGCCGAACCCCAGGCCCTGGCCGCCGCCGAACAGGCCGACCAGCAACTGGCCAAGGGCGACGCACCCCCCCTGACCGGCCTGCCCCTGGCCATCAAGGATATCTTCTGCACCACCGACATGCCCACCACCTGCGGATCCCGCATGTTGAAAGGCTTCCTGTCGCCCTACGAATCGACGGTGACCCGCCGCCTGCGGCAGGCGGGCGCGGTGCTGCTGGGCAAAACCAACATGGACGAGTTCGCCATGGGCTCCTCCACCGAAACCTCCCATTTCGGACCGACCCGCAATCCCTGGGATCCGGAACGCACCCCCGGCGGCTCTTCCGGCGGTTCGGCGGTGGCGGTGGCGGCAGGTCTGGCCCTCGGGGCCACCGGAACCGATACCGGCGGCTCCATCCGCCAGCCCGCCGCCCTCAACGGCATCACCGGCCTCAAACCCACCTACGGGCGCGTCTCCCGCTACGGCATGGTGGCCTTCGCCTCCTCCCTGGACCAGGCCGGTCCCATGACCCGTAGCGTCGAGGACGCCGCCCTGCTGCTGCAAACCATGGCCGGCCACGACCCCCTGGACGCCACCAGCATCCCCGAGGATCCGCCCCGTTACGCCGACAGCCTCGAACGCTCCGTCAAAGGACTGAAGATCGGTCTGCCGAAGGAGTATTTCCCCGCCGAACTGACCGATGCGATTCGCAACCCGTTGCACGAGGCCCAGGAGCTGTTCCGGAGACTGGGTGCGGAACTGGTGCCCGTCTCCCTGCCCCATACCAGTTACGCCATTCAGACCTATTACATTCTGGCCCCGGCGGAGGCCTCCTCCAACCTGGCGCGTTACGACGGCGTCAAGTTCGGTTATCGCTGCCAGCAACCCCGGGATCTTGCCGATCTCTACTGCCGCTCCCGCGCCGAAGGTTTCGGTGCCGAGGTCAAACGGCGCATCATGCTGGGCACCTACGTCCTCTCCTCCGGCTACTACGACGCCTTCTACCGCAAAGCGCAGAAGGTGCGCCGCCTGATCGCCGACGATTTCGCCGCCGCCTTCCGCGAGGTGGACGTTCTGCTGACCCCCACCGCGCCCGACGTGGCCTTCCGCCTGGGGGAGAAAACCGACGACCCGGTGGCGATGTACCTTTCCGACATCTTCACCATCAACGTCAATCTGGCGGGTCTGCCGGCCCTCTCCCTGCCCTGCGGTTTGCATGAGGGCCGACTGCCGGTGGGTATGCAGCTCATCGGCCCGCCGTTGGGTGAAGAGGTGCTGTTCCAAACCGGCCACGCCTTTCAGCGGAACAGCGACTGGCACCGTCGCCGTCCCCAACCTGTCGCCAACGGAGCCGCGTCATGA
- the gatC gene encoding Asp-tRNA(Asn)/Glu-tRNA(Gln) amidotransferase subunit GatC, whose product MSLDVQQVRHVASLARLAITPEEETLYSGQLSRILQLMEELNQLPTDGVPPMSHAVAVRMPERDDVVTNGNNRDALLANAPEAEEGHFRVPKIIE is encoded by the coding sequence ATGTCGCTCGATGTCCAACAGGTTCGTCACGTCGCCTCCCTGGCGCGTCTGGCCATCACCCCCGAAGAGGAGACCCTCTACAGCGGACAACTCAGCCGAATCCTGCAACTGATGGAAGAGCTGAACCAACTGCCGACGGACGGCGTACCGCCCATGTCCCACGCCGTGGCCGTGAGAATGCCGGAACGGGACGACGTGGTGACCAACGGCAACAACCGCGACGCCCTGCTGGCCAACGCGCCGGAAGCGGAAGAAGGCCATTTCCGGGTTCCCAAAATTATTGAATAA